The following proteins come from a genomic window of Natrinema saccharevitans:
- a CDS encoding sulfite exporter TauE/SafE family protein translates to MSASESRVDVEQFLTNLLEFRYREVTMVGATVAVLVAAIVFFPGFENVGDGVQPDLSGGLLAGIVLIAIVAGAVKGMTGFGYSLIMTPIVASVIDPTVAVVVLAIPPWMLNMFQIAETGTGRAFVREEWTLLGLAIVGTIVGVAALATFSVGPIVAFVIGLVLFGYVAFQVVQNFVTIEEAHHPFALGAAGFSQGFLLAFANLGPLLPAYFHTFERDTERYIGGLSMVLGTIFTIRLVQMALFTDLLTTYRLWLGSVIAVVTIVGLLLGTYLRRFEFDERTFNWFVVGLLFVISLNIFRNTVPALFF, encoded by the coding sequence ATGAGTGCCTCCGAATCCAGAGTCGACGTCGAACAGTTTCTCACCAACCTCCTCGAGTTCCGATACCGGGAAGTGACGATGGTCGGTGCGACGGTGGCCGTTCTCGTCGCCGCGATCGTCTTCTTCCCCGGATTCGAGAACGTCGGAGACGGCGTCCAGCCCGACCTCTCGGGCGGGTTGCTCGCCGGGATCGTCCTGATCGCGATCGTCGCCGGCGCCGTCAAGGGCATGACCGGGTTCGGCTACTCGCTCATCATGACGCCGATCGTCGCGTCGGTGATCGATCCGACCGTCGCCGTCGTCGTCCTGGCGATCCCGCCGTGGATGCTCAACATGTTCCAGATCGCCGAAACCGGGACGGGACGGGCGTTCGTTCGCGAGGAGTGGACGCTACTGGGACTCGCGATCGTGGGGACCATCGTCGGCGTTGCGGCGCTTGCGACGTTCAGCGTCGGCCCGATCGTCGCGTTCGTCATCGGCCTCGTCCTCTTCGGTTACGTGGCCTTTCAGGTCGTACAGAACTTCGTCACGATCGAAGAAGCCCACCACCCGTTCGCCCTCGGCGCCGCCGGGTTCTCCCAGGGCTTCCTGCTCGCGTTCGCGAATCTCGGGCCGCTTCTCCCGGCGTACTTCCACACCTTCGAACGCGACACCGAGCGATACATCGGCGGACTGTCGATGGTACTCGGGACGATCTTTACGATCCGTCTCGTCCAGATGGCGTTGTTCACCGATCTCCTGACGACCTACCGGCTCTGGCTCGGTTCGGTGATCGCAGTGGTCACCATCGTCGGGTTGTTGCTGGGCACGTACCTCCGTCGCTTCGAGTTCGACGAACGAACGTTCAACTGGTTCGTCGTCGGACTCCTGTTTGTCATCTCGCTCAACATCTTCCGGAACACCGTGCCGGCGCTGTTCTTCTAG